A region from the Zonotrichia albicollis isolate bZonAlb1 chromosome 17, bZonAlb1.hap1, whole genome shotgun sequence genome encodes:
- the DBNDD2 gene encoding dysbindin domain-containing protein 2 isoform X1, with the protein MGTPRGSRKAETRVRRTGTLPSMGTGDLLILRVHGKAHPRQRRSGTRRAGGRRGRGAAAMGAPVPPRAAPSAAPQRALGERRRRRGARTDPRPPARPGPARSAGSSRMSGPGAQSRSRRLPAEMEQAQRNLDAEQMQQQQLKLRDRQKFFEEVFQHDVDFFFPMSHLQIEHRRPPLGSISSMEVNVDMLEQMDVLDLSDQDTVDVFLGCGTEESSIAGSLPGADASQCPEEITLQVPNAAESKSRISSTSSASTDLNSLDTSEEGAETPVVQSDEEELQEDSPKEQVVRS; encoded by the exons ATGGGGACACCCCGTGGGTCCCGCAAAGCAGAGACGCGGGTACGGCGCACGGGGACCCTGCCCTCCATGGGTACCGGGGACCTTCTCATTCTCCGTGTGCACGGCAAAGCCCATCCCCGGCAGCGGCGGAGCGGGAcccggcgggcgggcgggaggCGCGGCCGCGGTGCGGCGGCAATGGGCGCGCCGGTTCCGCCCCGTGCCGCGCCGAGCGCCGCCCCGCAGCGCGCCTTGGgagagcggcggcggcggcggggggccCGCACTGATCCCCGtccccccgcccggcccggcccggcccgctccGCTGGCAGCAGCCGCATGTCGGGGCCCGGGGCGCAGAGCCGCAGCCGGCGGCTGCCCG CTGAGATGGAGCAGGCCCAGCGGAACCTGGACGCAGAgcagatgcagcagcagcagctgaagctgcgGGACAGGCAGAAGTTCTTTGAGGAGGTTTTCCAGCACGATGTGGATTTCTTCTTCCCCATGTCCCACCTGCAGATTGAGCATCGGAGAC CCCCCTTAGGCAGCATTTCCTCCATGGAGGTGAACGTGGACATGCTGGAGCAGATGGATGTGCTGGACCTGTCAGACCAGGACACTGTGGATGTGTTTCTGGGCTGTGGGACAGAGGAGAGCAGCATtgctgggtctctgccag GGGCAGATGCcagccagtgcccagaggagaTCACCCTGCAAGTGCCCAACGCAGCTGAGAGCAAATCTCGCAtttcctccacctcctctgcctccacGGACCTGAACAGCCTGGACACCAGCGAGGAGGGGGCCGAGACCCCCGTGGTGCAGTcggatgaggaggagctgcaggaggacagTCCCAAAGAGCAGGTGGTGAGGAGCTag
- the DBNDD2 gene encoding dysbindin domain-containing protein 2 isoform X2 produces MMNAEMEQAQRNLDAEQMQQQQLKLRDRQKFFEEVFQHDVDFFFPMSHLQIEHRRPPLGSISSMEVNVDMLEQMDVLDLSDQDTVDVFLGCGTEESSIAGSLPGADASQCPEEITLQVPNAAESKSRISSTSSASTDLNSLDTSEEGAETPVVQSDEEELQEDSPKEQVVRS; encoded by the exons ATGATGAATG CTGAGATGGAGCAGGCCCAGCGGAACCTGGACGCAGAgcagatgcagcagcagcagctgaagctgcgGGACAGGCAGAAGTTCTTTGAGGAGGTTTTCCAGCACGATGTGGATTTCTTCTTCCCCATGTCCCACCTGCAGATTGAGCATCGGAGAC CCCCCTTAGGCAGCATTTCCTCCATGGAGGTGAACGTGGACATGCTGGAGCAGATGGATGTGCTGGACCTGTCAGACCAGGACACTGTGGATGTGTTTCTGGGCTGTGGGACAGAGGAGAGCAGCATtgctgggtctctgccag GGGCAGATGCcagccagtgcccagaggagaTCACCCTGCAAGTGCCCAACGCAGCTGAGAGCAAATCTCGCAtttcctccacctcctctgcctccacGGACCTGAACAGCCTGGACACCAGCGAGGAGGGGGCCGAGACCCCCGTGGTGCAGTcggatgaggaggagctgcaggaggacagTCCCAAAGAGCAGGTGGTGAGGAGCTag